The following coding sequences lie in one Sorghum bicolor cultivar BTx623 chromosome 6, Sorghum_bicolor_NCBIv3, whole genome shotgun sequence genomic window:
- the LOC8064472 gene encoding eukaryotic translation initiation factor 5B yields MSLSEKLEAARVALGKRKERERELQAAQAQQAQPLPVPAKAEPWKPAPVPARAAAPAAAGGGSGNKLLAGHLAHEFLAHGTLLGRRIEPSRGAPGTAPARAEPDPKRRYAEVSWLLMASGAHVPGVVNPTQLGRWLQIKD; encoded by the coding sequence ATGTCGCTCAGCGAGAAGCTTGAGGCGGCGCGTGTCGCTCTTGGCAAGCGCAAGGAGCGTGAGCGCGAGCTGCAGGCCGCCCAGGCGCAGCAGGCCCAGCCGCTCCCGGTGCCGGCTAAAGCCGAGCCGTGGAAGCCGGCTCCGGTACCGGCTCGCGCGGCAGcaccggccgccgccggcggcggcagcggcaacAAGCTCCTGGCCGGCCACCTGGCCCACGAGTTCCTCGCCCACGGCACGCTCCTGGGGCGGCGGATCGAGCCGAGCCGCGGGGCCCCTGGCACGGCTCCGGCGCGGGCCGAGCCGGACCCGAAAAGGAGGTACGCGGAGGTGTCGTGGCTGCTAATGGCGAGCGGGGCCCACGTCCCCGGCGTCGTTAACCCGACGCAGCTCGGCCGCTGGCTGCAGATAAAGGACTGA